The Thermosynechococcus sp. CL-1 genomic interval CTTTGGCTTTGAGTTAAAAGTGGTGCCCATAGGTGAGCAGCCCTATCTCCTAGAGGAGTACAAGCTGGTTGCCACGCCTGCCTTGATTAAAGTCCGCCCTGAACCGCGTCAAACCCTTGCTGGTCGCAAGCTACTGCAAAAGGTGGACTATTGGTGGCCGCGCTGGCAGCGGGAAGTGGCTCTTGGCCTACAGGCAGATATGCAAAAGTCGGCAGCGGAGCAGTCCGATTGCTCCATGGAACTCAGCCGCCTCAAGGATGAGCTGTTTCAACTGCGTCAAGAGCGCGATCGCCTTGCCGAACAACTGCAATTCAAAGATCGGATTATTGGCTTGCTGGCCCATGAGTTGCGTAACCCCCTCACTGCTGTTGGCATTGCCCTTGAAACCCTCGAGGCCAACCTTCAGGAAGAGAGCACTCAGCAACTCCATATTGAGGACATCCAACGCCTGTTTCACCATGCCCGCAGTCAAACCCAGATGATGGGACAACTGATTACGGATTTACTCTTAGCGGCGCGCGGGCCCCAAGACAAACTGCAAATTATGGCACGGCAACTGGATCTGCGACAACTGTGCCAAGAAACGGTTGAGGATGTGCGCCTCAATTTTGAACGTAAAAAGCAGCACTTTACCACCGACATTCCCTTGGATTTACCCTTGGTCTATGGCGATGGCGATCG includes:
- a CDS encoding histidine kinase is translated as MKASADASSTQETTPPLSLLLFVANRPGDEEETAAIQAHIQQLPSNFGFELKVVPIGEQPYLLEEYKLVATPALIKVRPEPRQTLAGRKLLQKVDYWWPRWQREVALGLQADMQKSAAEQSDCSMELSRLKDELFQLRQERDRLAEQLQFKDRIIGLLAHELRNPLTAVGIALETLEANLQEESTQQLHIEDIQRLFHHARSQTQMMGQLITDLLLAARGPQDKLQIMARQLDLRQLCQETVEDVRLNFERKKQHFTTDIPLDLPLVYGDGDRIRQVLVNLLDNACKYTPAGGKIHLSAFHRMTQKVQVTVCDTGPGIPIEQQEKIFGETVRLDRDRTIEGYGIGLALCRQIIRMHYGQIWVDSQPGKGSCFHFTLPVYS